In the genome of Denticeps clupeoides chromosome 13, fDenClu1.1, whole genome shotgun sequence, one region contains:
- the LOC114802045 gene encoding multidrug and toxin extrusion protein 1-like, translated as MDGPGARADGASSSEDLSARLFCCRFVRRWIPLAHRQELYHILRITGPLLLFRIMNFLMPFIVSIFCGRLGNSALAGYAMASVTINISTLSTGSGLILACNTLVSQTFGGKNLLQVGVILQRGILILLIFCLPCWTVLLNTQSILLVLGQDPEVARVAQTYVVAFIPAVPVLFLHLLFVAYLQNQGVILPQVYMSTVTMVVTLAAHYILLYWLQLGIIGSAAGNSLAHIVNGLLLLAYIRWKKLHVKTWEGWSRDCLQEWGSFMRLAVPSALMMCLEWWVYEFGGFLTGMLSEDDLAAQHVVMMLAFLNYMVPLSIQGAACVRVGNALGAGNTDGAILASRVCLTLTAVLAVFQGLILAAMKSVIGYIFTSDQKIAAMAADIFNVYCFSQFFDALVCICMGILVGCGQQKIAAVVNLIGYYCIGLPLSVTLMFVAKLRAVGFWLGLLICVCLQVIFFITVISKLNWKRLTEEAVARARINATVPLMTTESEFGPDHVIQRSNGEGVNSYDGVASQVQDGLMSQQEGGEPRIRLSTSQLIIRRGLVMLAAILILFAGTAVHLLLPLPESSWVTRSNQTQDWQWDWENWTYPTPTVQSTTFLQK; from the exons ATGGATGGACCCGGAGCCAGGGCTGATGGGGCCTCGTCCTCTGAGGACCTCAGTGCCAGGCTGTTCTGCTGCCGCTTTGTGAGGCGCTGGATCCCTCTGGCCCACCGGCAAGAGCTGTACCACATTCTGCGCATTACAGGACCGTTG cTATTATTTCGTATCATGAACTTCTTGATGCCATTTATCGTCTCAATTTTCTGTGGTCGGCTGGGGAACAGCGCGTTGGCGGGTTATGCCATGGCCTCAGTG ACcatcaatatttcaacattatCTACCGGATCAGGACTTATCCTGGCATGCAACACCTTGGTTTCTCAG ACGTTCGGGGGCAAGAACCTGCTGCAAGTGGGAGTGATTCTGCAAAGGGGCATCCTGATCCTGCTGATCTTCTGCCTGCCCTGTTGGACTGTTCTCCTCAACACCCAGTCCATCCTGCTGGTGCTGGGTCAGGATCCAGAGGTGGCCAG GGTGGCACAGACATATGTGGTGGCCTTCATACCTGCCGTTCCG GTGCTGTTTCTTCATCTCCTGTTTGTGGCTTACCTTCAGAACCAG GGTGTGATTCTGCCGCAGGTCTACATGTCCACTGTGACCATGGTTGTCACTCTGGCTGCGCACTACATCCTGCTGTACTGGCTGCAACTTGGCATTAT AGGCTCAGCTGCAGGCAACTCACTTGCTCACATCGTCAACGGCCTTCTGTTGCTGGCTTACATCCGCTGGAAGAAGCTCCATGTCAAAACGTGGGAAG GCTGGAGCAGGGACTGTCTGCAGGAGTGGGGCTCATTTATGAGGCTGGCCGTCCCCAGTGCGCTAATGATGTGTTTGGAGTGGTGGGTTTACGAATTTGGAGGATTCCTCACAG GCATGCTGAGTGAGGACGACCTTGCAGCCCAGCATGTAGTCATGATGCTGGCTTTCTTGAATTATATG GTCCCGTTGAGCATCCAGGGTGCAGCCTGCGTTCGTGTTGGGAACGCACTGGGTGCTGGTAACACTGACGGAGCCATCCTGGCTAGCAGGGTGTGTCTCACCCTCACAG CCGTACTGGCAGTGTTTCAAGGCTTGATCCTGGCTGCCATGAAGTCGGTCATAGGCTACATTTTCACCTCGGATCA GAAAATCGCTGCGATGGCAGCggatatttttaatgtttactGCTTCTCACAGTTCTTCGATGCACTTGTG TGTATTTGCATGGGTATTCTTGTCGGTTGTGGCCAGCAGAAGATAGCAGCCGTGGTTAACCTGATTGGCTACTACTGCATTGGGCTTCCTCTGAGTGTCACTTTGATGTTCGTTGCCAAACTACGAGCAGTAG GCTTTTGGCTTGGACTGCTtatctgtgtctgtctgcaagTGATTTTCTTCATCACTGTCATCTCCAAACTAAATTGGAAGAGACTGACTGAGGAG GCGGTTGCACGTGCAAGAATTAATGCTACCGTGCCTTTGATGACTACAGAGTCCGAGTTTGGACCCGATCATGTGATCCAGAGGAGCAATGGAGAG ggcGTGAACAGTTACGACGGCGTGGCGTCTCAGGTGCAGGATGGGCTGATGAGCCAGCAGGAGGGAGGGGAGCCCAGAATCCGGCTCTCCACCTCCCAGCTCATCATCAGGAGGGGTTTAGTCATGCTGGCCGCCATTCTGATTCTGTTTGCGGGGACAGCAGTGCACCTCCTCCTGCCTCTACCGGAGTCGTCCTGGGTCACAAGATCTAACCAGACGCAGGACTGGCAGTGGGACTGGGAGAACTGGACCTACCCTACTCCAACAGTCCAGTCCACTACATTCTTACAAAAATAa
- the LOC114802592 gene encoding transmembrane and immunoglobulin domain-containing protein 1-like isoform X1 — protein MGFSSRIPCPYSGMKIKPPALLFVCWIIQLAAGVRVAVSPLGDGGTVSSEVGATVSLSCWVEESQAEEELLWHRDGSEVELGQANRFNQSRLCIQDVSRDDHLVTFTCHLKRRPATSASVKMNVFFPPELSGTENVTVEESQETVLSCAVRANPQVAVTWEKDGARLDLMSSRYKLYQDEREARLTITRTQRSEHQGLYSCVTTSAEFGTRTKSFQLTVEDRTMGFPVFPVVAGCVVVLCTILLAVVSKWDRIRKCWK, from the exons ATGGGTTTTAGCTCCCGAATTCCCTGTCCGTACTCCGGGATGAAAATAAAGCCCCCCGCCCTCCTCTTTGTGTGCTGGATAATTCAGCTTgcagcag gGGTGCGGGTGGCGGTGAGCCCTCTGGGCGATGGGGGCACCGTGAGTAGTGAGGTTGGGGCCACGGTCTCCCTCAGCTGCTGGGTAGAGGAGTCCCAGGCCGAGGAGGAGCTGCTCTGGCACCGTGACGGAAGCGAGGTTGAGCTGGGTCAGGCCAACCGCTTCAACCAGAGCAGGCTGTGCATTCAGGACGTGTCCAGAGATGACCACTTGGTCACCTTCACCTGCCACTTGAAGCGGAGGCCTGCCACCTCAGCCTCGGTGAAGATGAACGTGTTCT TCCCCCCAGAACTCTCCGGAACAGAAAACGTGACTGTGGAGGAGAGCCAAGAGACGGTGCTGTCTTGTGCAGTACGTGCCAACCCCCAGGTGGCCGTGACCTGGGAGAAAGACGGTGCGAGGCTCGACCTCATGAGCAGCAGGTACAAGCTGTACCAGGACGAGCGTGAAGCTCGCCTCACCATCACGAGGACCCAGAGGTCTGAGCACCAGGGCCTGTACAGCTGCGTGACTACGTCGGCAGAGTTTGGCACAAGGACCAAGTCGTTCCAGCTGACTGTGGAAG ACAGGACGATGGGATTCCCAGTGTTCCCAGTGGTCGCTGgatgtgttgttgtgttgtgcacCATTCTGCTAGCTGTGGTCTCCAAATGGGACAGGATCAGAAAG TGCTGGAAATAA
- the LOC114802592 gene encoding transmembrane and immunoglobulin domain-containing protein 1-like isoform X2, with product MKIKPPALLFVCWIIQLAAGVRVAVSPLGDGGTVSSEVGATVSLSCWVEESQAEEELLWHRDGSEVELGQANRFNQSRLCIQDVSRDDHLVTFTCHLKRRPATSASVKMNVFFPPELSGTENVTVEESQETVLSCAVRANPQVAVTWEKDGARLDLMSSRYKLYQDEREARLTITRTQRSEHQGLYSCVTTSAEFGTRTKSFQLTVEDRTMGFPVFPVVAGCVVVLCTILLAVVSKWDRIRKCWK from the exons ATGAAAATAAAGCCCCCCGCCCTCCTCTTTGTGTGCTGGATAATTCAGCTTgcagcag gGGTGCGGGTGGCGGTGAGCCCTCTGGGCGATGGGGGCACCGTGAGTAGTGAGGTTGGGGCCACGGTCTCCCTCAGCTGCTGGGTAGAGGAGTCCCAGGCCGAGGAGGAGCTGCTCTGGCACCGTGACGGAAGCGAGGTTGAGCTGGGTCAGGCCAACCGCTTCAACCAGAGCAGGCTGTGCATTCAGGACGTGTCCAGAGATGACCACTTGGTCACCTTCACCTGCCACTTGAAGCGGAGGCCTGCCACCTCAGCCTCGGTGAAGATGAACGTGTTCT TCCCCCCAGAACTCTCCGGAACAGAAAACGTGACTGTGGAGGAGAGCCAAGAGACGGTGCTGTCTTGTGCAGTACGTGCCAACCCCCAGGTGGCCGTGACCTGGGAGAAAGACGGTGCGAGGCTCGACCTCATGAGCAGCAGGTACAAGCTGTACCAGGACGAGCGTGAAGCTCGCCTCACCATCACGAGGACCCAGAGGTCTGAGCACCAGGGCCTGTACAGCTGCGTGACTACGTCGGCAGAGTTTGGCACAAGGACCAAGTCGTTCCAGCTGACTGTGGAAG ACAGGACGATGGGATTCCCAGTGTTCCCAGTGGTCGCTGgatgtgttgttgtgttgtgcacCATTCTGCTAGCTGTGGTCTCCAAATGGGACAGGATCAGAAAG TGCTGGAAATAA